One part of the Schistocerca piceifrons isolate TAMUIC-IGC-003096 chromosome 7, iqSchPice1.1, whole genome shotgun sequence genome encodes these proteins:
- the LOC124709025 gene encoding glycine-rich cell wall structural protein 1.8-like has translation GGGGGGHGGGGGGGGHGGGGGGDHGGHWEKGGGKKHHSDHHESAGHKGDKGYKGHHSYEKGAKGEHDKEGHKGHYADHGGKKKSHHEDGGHYGEHHHGEKGEKGAKYGEGGKHSKGHSTKGGHSVHKKDEYEKKHEFYDEHHEGGEHEKGGEFHAHHEAKGGGHKKGGHHHGEHHEAHHGKKGHHEKGGHHDDHKGHKSAGGHEEHHEHKDDYGKKGGHDEGKHWGYSSGDGGGGGGG, from the coding sequence GGAGGCGGCGGTGGAGGCcacggaggaggaggcggcggtggCGGTCACGGAGGTGGAGGTGGTGGAGACCACGGCGGCCACTGGGAAAAGGGCGGGGGCAAGAAGCACCACTCCGACCACCACGAGAGCGCCGGCCACAAGGGCGACAAGGGCTACAAGGGCCACCACTCGTACGAGAAGGGTGCCAAGGGCGAGCACGACAAGGAGGGCCACAAGGGCCACTACGCCGACCACGGCGGCAAGAAGAAGAGCCACCACGAGGACGGCGGACACTACGGCGAGCACCACCACGGCGAGAAGGGCGAGAAGGGAGCCAAGTACGGCGAGGGTGGCAAGCACTCCAAGGGCCACAGCACCAAGGGAGGACATTCGGTGCACAAGAAGGACGAGTACGAGAAGAAGCACGAGTTCTACGACGAGCACCACGAGGGTGGCGAGCACGAGAAGGGCGGCGAGTTCCACGCCCACCACGAGGCCAAGGGCGGCGGCCACAAGAAGGGCGGCCACCACCACGGCGAGCACCACGAGGCGCACCACGGCAAGAAGGGCCACCACGAAAAGGGCGGCCACCACGACGACCACAAGGGCCACAAGTCCGCCGGCGGCCACGAGGAGCACCACGAGCACAAGGACGACTACGGCAAGAAGGGAGGACACGACGAGGGCAAGCACTGGGGCTACAGCTCcggagacggcggcggcggcggcggtgga